The Siniperca chuatsi isolate FFG_IHB_CAS linkage group LG12, ASM2008510v1, whole genome shotgun sequence genome has a segment encoding these proteins:
- the lrrfip1a gene encoding uncharacterized protein lrrfip1a isoform X7, which yields MGTQGTGRKRSTKKERSTAEDDALNVIAREAEARLVAKRAARAEAREIRMKELERQQKEEDSERYSRSSRIQTLSDDDERMSVGSRGSVRSDLDAVGTYGGGDSSSHSQKKSKKKKKHKHKDRDRNGYDDDYSVISSRSSRLSDESRVSRSSRLNLTSSRLSDDNRVSRASRLELQPASYASSDLYSFNGLSSSRNPGSTFNGYQFYRSLSQITQQLYRRSSLYEDGLCSGSRRVAGSSSHPLEYTSYRSSSSRASSRAGSARASPVDNCSSVASFLRSAASSSGLPRDLDDVTIPDFPDVSRFAPAGGRACDVEDRDYLEKGSRAASAITAATLTSLGGTSSRRGSGETAITVDAETSLREIKEIHELKDQIQDVETKYTQNLKEVKDVLAEVEEKYRKAMVSNAQLDNEKNNLMYQVDTLKDSLMELEELLSESRREYEEKVKEYEREKYAHSVLQFQFNEMKETLKQSEELLNEIRQLRMKQEGFVSEISDLQETVEWKDKKIGALERQKEYTDAIRIERDELREEVVNLKDILKKHGIVLGPDLNINGDSGEAEVDGSPSADPASQPAQGSQTSPTEGNSMLGNTEETQLRSSGEEEVDPEQHQEMFEEAKENHLSSDTLCNVAGVSTLETSSEEQPTEEQKTCLATEEDDVEETGLGNDLNVGTDDHSITEAKDIIVCSPELQGIVTSSDKNVTETPEGGDLGETETTSSSVDTHSDDIRESCNNLFEEQQNKEEAVEESNLRNTESCPQQKVAQDVMKESLPDESVPPVSNTKPQQEPENAQDAENDEAGEISSKSQPQGATASGKKKKKKRRGKKKGGTEDKNQQKDGIDKEKGKTEKDIESAAQDNQPTTEPDIDGSVTETLKESSVDEVKNEQETEEVDGVEAVKPTENVSYNETHKESRMDHTDEHDKEQTENIEEVEAVATTETFSHIETFKEIQVDHVTDYKEQSLETETLEAVSPTEFFSHVETLKESSTDPKKDEQDQEQTLETEKVEEVGSLTSSVPETNLSTYDLIDNSKGAESTDGLDKVCTSSVDNAKSGTDISTKGNIIHTESEIVDSAEGEVGSIDERKSECTTRNPENTFETNGKEAESHVPSHGDIAADESESTNNSETKDTTLSLRSTDGFIDGLKSLSGSEPPSELFAAVNSGSDDTPIKVSDRGPEEAAETVKDDEEPGAETEQESFAAIVISSSHDGDNSDLKPDRKEKEELNGDLRDPEGFVEPDSPSHDEKSDSCDSTSLTKNTAFDTEKSLLETVAQAEQLDDVESQTLQCEDQMDESNAEVSSETEAIDNMLNTPDSPKEATEIGSIEQDHSTEESAVAEDPEHKNSQNDQQSETHLCPLAEQLHEPSKDKSEDNDSSQPTLQGSDEVGGEDEEGQSFDFDDMDMEAAIVTNLPKNPKQEEVEEGVEVMADESNNGSLGLCQSNTESNENTQGEPVESNDEKCTVDGGNQIDTLDKDNQKSLAHEEAMSENVENVCEKQKNMPEKEVGVADEPRHIIEEGSVLNVGELGGVAENINQATSLPVEEGLDAIKHEIQGEDLVLPESADQVASNKEPPQTGKDVKKNGKKGKGKAKEDCKMS from the exons GCCGAGGCCAGGCTCGTAGCGAAGAGGGCAGCCAGGGCAGAGGCCAGAGAGATCCGCATGAAGGAGCTGGAGAGACAGCAGAAAGAG GAGGACAGTGAGAGATACTCACGTTCTTCACGGATACAAACG cTCTCAGACGACGATGAGCGGATGTCAGTGGGAAGCCGGGGCAGTGTCAGG TCGGATCTTGATGCAGTTGGGACGTATGGTGGAGGG GACTCCTCATCACACTCACAAAAGaagtcaaagaaaaagaagaaacataaGCACAAAGACAGAGAT AGGAACGGCTATGATGATGATTACAGTGTAATATCCAGCAGG AGCTCAAGACTCAGTGATGAAAGCAGAGTGTCTCGCTCCTCCAGACTAAACCTAACG AGCTCCAGACTAAGTGATGACAACCGGGTGTCTCGTGCCTCCAGATTAGAATTGCAGCCG GCCTCTTATGCTTCCTCTGACTTGTACAGCTTCAATGGTCTGTCCTCTTCGAGAAACCCAGGTTCAACTTTCAATGGTTACCAG TTCTACAGGTCACTCAGTCAGATCACCCAGCAGCTCTATCGTAGG AGTTCCTTATATGAAGACGGTCTCTGCAGTGGGTCCCGGCGAGTCGCTGGCTCCAGCTCTCAT CCTTTAGAGTACACTAGTTATCgcagctccagctccagagCATCCTCCAGGGCCGGTTCGGCCCGCGCCAGCCCAGTG GACAACTGCAGCTCTGTTGCCAGTTTTTTGAGGAGTGCGGCCAGTAGCAGTGGCCTCCCCCGGGACCTGGACGATGTTACTATTCCTGACTTTCCTGATGTGAGTCGCTTTGCACCCGCAGGAGGCCGAGCCTGTGAT GTGGAGGACAGAGATTATCTTGAGAAG ggATCTCGAGCAGCTTCTGCCATAACAGCAGCAACCCTCACCTCCTTAGGCGGGACTTCCTCACGGAGAGGAAGTGGCGAGACGGCTATAACTGTAGATGCAGAGACCTCTCTACGAGAAATCAAG GAGATTCACGAACTGAAGGATCAGATTCAAGATGTGGAAACCAAGTACACGCAGAACCTAAAAGAAGTCAAG GATGTATTAGCAGAAGTGGAGGAGAAGTATCGTAAGGCCATGGTGTCCAACGCCCAGCTGGATAATGAGAAAAACAACCTGATGTACCAGGTGGACACACTCAAGGACTCGCTCATGGAGCTGGAGGAACTGCTGTCTGAGTCACGCCGGGAATATGAGGAGAAAGTCAAG GAATACGAGCGAGAGAAATATGCCCACAGTGTGCTTCAGTTCCAGTTCAATGAAATGAAGGAGACGCTAAAACAAAGTGAAGAGCTGttaaat GAGATTCGTCAGCTGCGTATGAAACAGGAGGGTTTTGTTAGTGAAATATCTGACCTGCAGGAGACGGTGGAGTGGAAGGATAAAAAAATTGGG GCTTTAGAGCGACAGAAAGAATACACAGATGCAATCCGAATTGAGCGAGATGAGCTCAGAGAAGAGGTGGTGAATCTGAAAGACATTCTGAAG aAACATGGAATAGTACTGGGACCTGATCTAAACATCAATGGAGACAGTGGTGAGGCAGAAGTTGACGGGTCCCCCAGTGCAGACCCTGCTTCCCAACCGGCTCAGGGTTCACAGACCTCCCCAACGGAGGGGAACAGCATGCTCG GCAACACAGAGGAGACTCAGTTGAGAAGTAGcggagaggaagaggtggatCCGGAGCAGCATCAAGAAATGTTTGAGGAAGCCAAAGAGAATCATTTGAGCTCTGATACACTCTGTAATGTTGCTGGTGTGTCCACACTAGAAACATCTAGCGAAGAACAGCCAACAGAAGAACAAAAGACATGCTTAGCTACAGAAGAAGACGATGTTGAAGAAACTGGCCTCGGTAACGACTTAAATGTTGGCACTGATGACCATTCGATCACAGAAGCCAAAGACATAATAGTTTGCAGCCCCGAGCTTCAAGGGATTGTAACAAGTTCTGACAAAAATGTTACAGAAACGCCTGAGGGGGGAGATTTAGGGGAGACAGAAACCACAAGCAGTAGTGttgacacacacagtgatgacaTTAGAGAGTCATGTAACAACCTTTTTGaagagcaacaaaacaaagaggaagCTGTTGAGGAAAGCAATTTGAGAAATACAGAATCATGTCCTCAGCAAAAAGTTGCACAAGATGTTATGAAAGAAAGTTTACCTGATGAGTCCGTCCCACCTGTATCAAACACCAAACCTCAACAAGAGCCTGAGAATGCTCAAGACGCAGAGAATGACGAGGCAGGGGAAATATCAAGTAAATCTCAGCCTCAGGGTGCTACTGCTTcagggaaaaagaagaaaaagaagaggagaggcaaaaagaaaggaggaacTGAGGATAAGAACCAACAAAAAGATGGAATAGATAAAGAAAAgggcaaaacagaaaaagacattgAATCGGCTGCACAAGATAATCAGCCAACGACAGAACCTGACATTGACGGTTCTGTCACTGAAACCCTCAAGGAATCGAGTGTGGATGAAGTTAAAAATGAGCAAGAAACTGAGGAGGTAGATGGAGTAGAAGCAGTGAAACCCACTGAAAACGTTTCTTACAATGAAACTCACAAAGAATCAAGAATGGATCATACAGATGAGCATGACAAGGAACAAACGGAGAACATAGAAGAAGTAGAAGCTGTAGCAActactgaaaccttttctcaCATTGAAACTTTCAAGGAAATACAAGTGGATCATGTTACGGATTACAAGGAACAAAGTTTGGAAACTGAAACATTAGAGGCAGTGTCACCCACTGAATTCTTTTCTCATGTTGAAACTCTCAAGGAATCCAGCACAGATCCCAAAAAGGATGAGCAAGACCAGGAACAAACTTTGGAAACTGAGAAAGTAGAAGAAGTGGGATCTCTAACAAGTTCTGTTCCAGAGACCAACCTCAGTACTTATGATCTTATTGACAACTCCAAAGGTGCAGAGAGCACTGATGGTCTTGATAAAGTGTGTACTTCCAGTGTAGATAACGCTAAAAGTGGAACAGACATCTCAACTAAGGGTAATATCATCCATACTGAGTCAGAAATTGTTGATAGTGCTGAGGGTGAGGTTGGGTCTATTGATGAGAGGAAATCCGAATGCACAACTAGAAACCCCGAAAACACCTTTGAAACAAACGGTAAGGAAGCTGAATCACATGTTCCAAGCCATGGTGACATTGCTGCTGATGAATCTGAATCCACAAACAATTCTGAGACCAAGGATACCACACTGTCCCTGCGTTCTACTGATGGCTTCATTGACGGTCTTAAGAGCTTGTCTGGCTCAGAGCCGCCTTCGGAGCTGTTTGCAGCCGTGAACTCGGGCAGTGATGACACTCCCATCAAGGTTTCCGATAGAGGTCCCGAGGAGGCAGCTGAGACAGTCAAAGATGATGAGGAGCCAGGAGCAGAGACTGAACAAGAATCCTTTGCTGCCATTGTCATTTCTTCTAGTCATGACGGGGATAATTCAGACCTAAAaccagacagaaaagaaaaagaggagctGAATGGAGACTTAAGGGACCCTGAAGGTTTTGTTGAGCCAGACAGCCCCTCACATGATGAAAAAAGTGACAGTTGTGACAGTACATCTTTAACGAAAAACACAGCATTTGACACTGAAAAGAGTCTGCTGGAGACTGTAGCGCAGGCCGAACAATTGGACGATGTAGAAAGCCAGACATTACAGTGTGAGGATCAGATGGATGAATCAAATGCTGAAGTGTCCTCTGAAACAGAAGCGATTGATAACATGTTAAATACACCAGACTCTCCAAAAGAAGCTACTGAAATTGGGTCTATTGAGCAGGACCACAGTACTGAAGAATCAGCCGTAGCAGAAGATCcagaacataaaaacagtcaaaatgatCAGCAAAGTGAGACACATCTTTGTCCTTTGGCAGAGCAACTGCATGAACCCAGCAAAGACAAGTCTGAGGATAATGATTCATCTCAACCCACCCTGCAGGGCAGTGATGAAGTGGGCGGTGAAGATGAGGAAGGGCAGTCTTTTGATTTTGATGACATGGATATGGAGGCGGCTATAGTGACAAATCTCCCTAAAAATCCAAAACAGGAAGAAGTTGAGGAGGGAGTTGAAGTCATGGCAGATGAAAGCAACAATGGTAGTTTAGGGCTGTGCCAAAGTAATACTGAGTCAAATGAAAATACACAGGGCGAGCCAGTTGAAAGCAATGATGAGAAGTGTACGGTCGATGGGGGTAACCAGATAGATACACTAGATAAAGACAACCAAAAGTCTTTGGCTCATGAAGAAGCCATGTctgaaaatgtggaaaatgtgtgtgaaaagcagaaaaacatgcCTGAGAAAGAAGTAGGTGTAGCAGATGAGCCCAGGCACATCATAGAGGAAGGAAGTGTTTTGAATGTTGGAGAGTTGGGTGGTGTTGCAGAGAACATTAACCAGGCAACGTCTTTACCCGTAGAGGAAGGATTAGATGCCATTAAGCATGAGATACAGGGTGAAGATTTGGTTTTACCAGAGAGTGCAGACCAAGTGGCCAGCAATAAAGAGCCACCGCAGACAGGGAAAGATGTGAAGAAGAACGGCAAGAAAGGCAAAGGCAAGGCCAAAGAGGACTGTAAGATGTCTTAG
- the lrrfip1a gene encoding dentin sialophosphoprotein isoform X26 → MGTQGTGRKRSTKKERSTAEDDALNVIAREAEARLVAKRAARAEAREIRMKELERQQKELSDDDERMSVGSRGSVRVEDRDYLEKGSRAASAITAATLTSLGGTSSRRGSGETAITVDAETSLREIKDVLAEVEEKYRKAMVSNAQLDNEKNNLMYQVDTLKDSLMELEELLSESRREYEEKVKEYEREKYAHSVLQFQFNEMKETLKQSEELLNEIRQLRMKQEGFVSEISDLQETVEWKDKKIGALERQKEYTDAIRIERDELREEVVNLKDILKKHGIVLGPDLNINGDSGEAEVDGSPSADPASQPAQGSQTSPTEGNSMLGNTEETQLRSSGEEEVDPEQHQEMFEEAKENHLSSDTLCNVAGVSTLETSSEEQPTEEQKTCLATEEDDVEETGLGNDLNVGTDDHSITEAKDIIVCSPELQGIVTSSDKNVTETPEGGDLGETETTSSSVDTHSDDIRESCNNLFEEQQNKEEAVEESNLRNTESCPQQKVAQDVMKESLPDESVPPVSNTKPQQEPENAQDAENDEAGEISSKSQPQGATASGKKKKKKRRGKKKGGTEDKNQQKDGIDKEKGKTEKDIESAAQDNQPTTEPDIDGSVTETLKESSVDEVKNEQETEEVDGVEAVKPTENVSYNETHKESRMDHTDEHDKEQTENIEEVEAVATTETFSHIETFKEIQVDHVTDYKEQSLETETLEAVSPTEFFSHVETLKESSTDPKKDEQDQEQTLETEKVEEVGSLTSSVPETNLSTYDLIDNSKGAESTDGLDKVCTSSVDNAKSGTDISTKGNIIHTESEIVDSAEGEVGSIDERKSECTTRNPENTFETNGKEAESHVPSHGDIAADESESTNNSETKDTTLSLRSTDGFIDGLKSLSGSEPPSELFAAVNSGSDDTPIKVSDRGPEEAAETVKDDEEPGAETEQESFAAIVISSSHDGDNSDLKPDRKEKEELNGDLRDPEGFVEPDSPSHDEKSDSCDSTSLTKNTAFDTEKSLLETVAQAEQLDDVESQTLQCEDQMDESNAEVSSETEAIDNMLNTPDSPKEATEIGSIEQDHSTEESAVAEDPEHKNSQNDQQSETHLCPLAEQLHEPSKDKSEDNDSSQPTLQGSDEVGGEDEEGQSFDFDDMDMEAAIVTNLPKNPKQEEVEEGVEVMADESNNGSLGLCQSNTESNENTQGEPVESNDEKCTVDGGNQIDTLDKDNQKSLAHEEAMSENVENVCEKQKNMPEKEVGVADEPRHIIEEGSVLNVGELGGVAENINQATSLPVEEGLDAIKHEIQGEDLVLPESADQVASNKEPPQTGKDVKKNGKKGKGKAKEDCKMS, encoded by the exons GCCGAGGCCAGGCTCGTAGCGAAGAGGGCAGCCAGGGCAGAGGCCAGAGAGATCCGCATGAAGGAGCTGGAGAGACAGCAGAAAGAG cTCTCAGACGACGATGAGCGGATGTCAGTGGGAAGCCGGGGCAGTGTCAGG GTGGAGGACAGAGATTATCTTGAGAAG ggATCTCGAGCAGCTTCTGCCATAACAGCAGCAACCCTCACCTCCTTAGGCGGGACTTCCTCACGGAGAGGAAGTGGCGAGACGGCTATAACTGTAGATGCAGAGACCTCTCTACGAGAAATCAAG GATGTATTAGCAGAAGTGGAGGAGAAGTATCGTAAGGCCATGGTGTCCAACGCCCAGCTGGATAATGAGAAAAACAACCTGATGTACCAGGTGGACACACTCAAGGACTCGCTCATGGAGCTGGAGGAACTGCTGTCTGAGTCACGCCGGGAATATGAGGAGAAAGTCAAG GAATACGAGCGAGAGAAATATGCCCACAGTGTGCTTCAGTTCCAGTTCAATGAAATGAAGGAGACGCTAAAACAAAGTGAAGAGCTGttaaat GAGATTCGTCAGCTGCGTATGAAACAGGAGGGTTTTGTTAGTGAAATATCTGACCTGCAGGAGACGGTGGAGTGGAAGGATAAAAAAATTGGG GCTTTAGAGCGACAGAAAGAATACACAGATGCAATCCGAATTGAGCGAGATGAGCTCAGAGAAGAGGTGGTGAATCTGAAAGACATTCTGAAG aAACATGGAATAGTACTGGGACCTGATCTAAACATCAATGGAGACAGTGGTGAGGCAGAAGTTGACGGGTCCCCCAGTGCAGACCCTGCTTCCCAACCGGCTCAGGGTTCACAGACCTCCCCAACGGAGGGGAACAGCATGCTCG GCAACACAGAGGAGACTCAGTTGAGAAGTAGcggagaggaagaggtggatCCGGAGCAGCATCAAGAAATGTTTGAGGAAGCCAAAGAGAATCATTTGAGCTCTGATACACTCTGTAATGTTGCTGGTGTGTCCACACTAGAAACATCTAGCGAAGAACAGCCAACAGAAGAACAAAAGACATGCTTAGCTACAGAAGAAGACGATGTTGAAGAAACTGGCCTCGGTAACGACTTAAATGTTGGCACTGATGACCATTCGATCACAGAAGCCAAAGACATAATAGTTTGCAGCCCCGAGCTTCAAGGGATTGTAACAAGTTCTGACAAAAATGTTACAGAAACGCCTGAGGGGGGAGATTTAGGGGAGACAGAAACCACAAGCAGTAGTGttgacacacacagtgatgacaTTAGAGAGTCATGTAACAACCTTTTTGaagagcaacaaaacaaagaggaagCTGTTGAGGAAAGCAATTTGAGAAATACAGAATCATGTCCTCAGCAAAAAGTTGCACAAGATGTTATGAAAGAAAGTTTACCTGATGAGTCCGTCCCACCTGTATCAAACACCAAACCTCAACAAGAGCCTGAGAATGCTCAAGACGCAGAGAATGACGAGGCAGGGGAAATATCAAGTAAATCTCAGCCTCAGGGTGCTACTGCTTcagggaaaaagaagaaaaagaagaggagaggcaaaaagaaaggaggaacTGAGGATAAGAACCAACAAAAAGATGGAATAGATAAAGAAAAgggcaaaacagaaaaagacattgAATCGGCTGCACAAGATAATCAGCCAACGACAGAACCTGACATTGACGGTTCTGTCACTGAAACCCTCAAGGAATCGAGTGTGGATGAAGTTAAAAATGAGCAAGAAACTGAGGAGGTAGATGGAGTAGAAGCAGTGAAACCCACTGAAAACGTTTCTTACAATGAAACTCACAAAGAATCAAGAATGGATCATACAGATGAGCATGACAAGGAACAAACGGAGAACATAGAAGAAGTAGAAGCTGTAGCAActactgaaaccttttctcaCATTGAAACTTTCAAGGAAATACAAGTGGATCATGTTACGGATTACAAGGAACAAAGTTTGGAAACTGAAACATTAGAGGCAGTGTCACCCACTGAATTCTTTTCTCATGTTGAAACTCTCAAGGAATCCAGCACAGATCCCAAAAAGGATGAGCAAGACCAGGAACAAACTTTGGAAACTGAGAAAGTAGAAGAAGTGGGATCTCTAACAAGTTCTGTTCCAGAGACCAACCTCAGTACTTATGATCTTATTGACAACTCCAAAGGTGCAGAGAGCACTGATGGTCTTGATAAAGTGTGTACTTCCAGTGTAGATAACGCTAAAAGTGGAACAGACATCTCAACTAAGGGTAATATCATCCATACTGAGTCAGAAATTGTTGATAGTGCTGAGGGTGAGGTTGGGTCTATTGATGAGAGGAAATCCGAATGCACAACTAGAAACCCCGAAAACACCTTTGAAACAAACGGTAAGGAAGCTGAATCACATGTTCCAAGCCATGGTGACATTGCTGCTGATGAATCTGAATCCACAAACAATTCTGAGACCAAGGATACCACACTGTCCCTGCGTTCTACTGATGGCTTCATTGACGGTCTTAAGAGCTTGTCTGGCTCAGAGCCGCCTTCGGAGCTGTTTGCAGCCGTGAACTCGGGCAGTGATGACACTCCCATCAAGGTTTCCGATAGAGGTCCCGAGGAGGCAGCTGAGACAGTCAAAGATGATGAGGAGCCAGGAGCAGAGACTGAACAAGAATCCTTTGCTGCCATTGTCATTTCTTCTAGTCATGACGGGGATAATTCAGACCTAAAaccagacagaaaagaaaaagaggagctGAATGGAGACTTAAGGGACCCTGAAGGTTTTGTTGAGCCAGACAGCCCCTCACATGATGAAAAAAGTGACAGTTGTGACAGTACATCTTTAACGAAAAACACAGCATTTGACACTGAAAAGAGTCTGCTGGAGACTGTAGCGCAGGCCGAACAATTGGACGATGTAGAAAGCCAGACATTACAGTGTGAGGATCAGATGGATGAATCAAATGCTGAAGTGTCCTCTGAAACAGAAGCGATTGATAACATGTTAAATACACCAGACTCTCCAAAAGAAGCTACTGAAATTGGGTCTATTGAGCAGGACCACAGTACTGAAGAATCAGCCGTAGCAGAAGATCcagaacataaaaacagtcaaaatgatCAGCAAAGTGAGACACATCTTTGTCCTTTGGCAGAGCAACTGCATGAACCCAGCAAAGACAAGTCTGAGGATAATGATTCATCTCAACCCACCCTGCAGGGCAGTGATGAAGTGGGCGGTGAAGATGAGGAAGGGCAGTCTTTTGATTTTGATGACATGGATATGGAGGCGGCTATAGTGACAAATCTCCCTAAAAATCCAAAACAGGAAGAAGTTGAGGAGGGAGTTGAAGTCATGGCAGATGAAAGCAACAATGGTAGTTTAGGGCTGTGCCAAAGTAATACTGAGTCAAATGAAAATACACAGGGCGAGCCAGTTGAAAGCAATGATGAGAAGTGTACGGTCGATGGGGGTAACCAGATAGATACACTAGATAAAGACAACCAAAAGTCTTTGGCTCATGAAGAAGCCATGTctgaaaatgtggaaaatgtgtgtgaaaagcagaaaaacatgcCTGAGAAAGAAGTAGGTGTAGCAGATGAGCCCAGGCACATCATAGAGGAAGGAAGTGTTTTGAATGTTGGAGAGTTGGGTGGTGTTGCAGAGAACATTAACCAGGCAACGTCTTTACCCGTAGAGGAAGGATTAGATGCCATTAAGCATGAGATACAGGGTGAAGATTTGGTTTTACCAGAGAGTGCAGACCAAGTGGCCAGCAATAAAGAGCCACCGCAGACAGGGAAAGATGTGAAGAAGAACGGCAAGAAAGGCAAAGGCAAGGCCAAAGAGGACTGTAAGATGTCTTAG